A window of Bradyrhizobium sp. AZCC 1610 contains these coding sequences:
- a CDS encoding TRAP transporter substrate-binding protein: MKRRTVLAGLGATAAAGALGMPSILRAQTPVTLNGAVQFNDDHAFTKALTRFEELVKKYYGKPVNFTLHKNSSLGLEKQYFEYMSQGKAVDYGIVSPAHMSTFAKAAPFIDAPFVFKGIEHMNKVVEKNILAPVADEIAGKAEVVLIGYAGGGIRNIFANKPLKNLADLKGLKVRVQGAPIWSKTFAAVGMSPTVIAYNEVYNAIQNGVISAGENEAAGVEAMKFYEVAPHLNLTQHAVSIRPICFSVKTLKTLPKDLQDAIMKAGKEAGDYGRQLESSEEVIKLDTLEKAGKLKRVPFEERDAMKKLADPVMATYAKEIGAEAIFEKINVA, encoded by the coding sequence ATGAAGCGAAGAACCGTACTTGCGGGCCTTGGTGCGACGGCGGCTGCCGGCGCGCTGGGCATGCCATCGATCCTGAGGGCACAGACGCCCGTCACGCTCAACGGAGCCGTGCAGTTCAACGACGATCACGCCTTCACCAAGGCGCTGACCCGGTTCGAAGAGCTGGTGAAGAAGTATTACGGCAAGCCAGTCAACTTCACGCTGCACAAGAATTCATCGCTCGGCCTCGAAAAGCAGTATTTCGAGTACATGTCCCAAGGTAAGGCGGTTGATTACGGCATTGTCTCGCCGGCCCACATGTCGACCTTCGCCAAGGCGGCGCCGTTCATCGATGCGCCTTTTGTATTCAAGGGCATCGAGCACATGAACAAGGTCGTCGAGAAGAACATCCTGGCGCCGGTCGCCGATGAAATCGCTGGCAAGGCCGAGGTCGTCCTGATCGGCTATGCGGGCGGCGGCATCCGCAACATCTTCGCCAACAAGCCGCTCAAGAACCTCGCCGATCTCAAGGGCCTCAAGGTTCGCGTGCAGGGCGCTCCGATCTGGTCGAAGACGTTTGCAGCCGTCGGCATGAGCCCGACCGTGATCGCCTACAACGAAGTCTACAACGCCATCCAGAACGGCGTGATCTCGGCCGGCGAAAACGAGGCGGCCGGTGTCGAGGCGATGAAGTTCTACGAAGTAGCACCCCACCTCAACCTGACGCAGCACGCGGTATCGATCCGGCCGATCTGCTTCTCGGTGAAAACGCTGAAGACCCTGCCCAAGGATTTGCAGGACGCGATCATGAAGGCCGGCAAGGAAGCCGGGGATTACGGCCGTCAACTGGAGTCGAGCGAGGAAGTCATCAAGCTCGACACGCTGGAGAAGGCCGGCAAGCTCAAGCGCGTTCCGTTCGAGGAGCGTGACGCCATGAAGAAGCTCGCCGATCCCGTGATGGCCACCTACGCCAAGGAAATCGGCGCCGAAGCCATCTTCGAGAAGATCAACGTCGCGTAG
- a CDS encoding enoyl-CoA hydratase, translating to MLDIPKSAETSHADGKILQSVGDGVGVITFNNPDKRNAMSLEMWEGLGHALVELRDNPDVRVVILVGAGDKAFVSGADISQFEKIRHNAAASEEYSKRSEAQRALLADYPKPTIACIRGFCLGGGMQVAMLTDIRVASDNSQFGIPAAKLGIAYGYDGLKHLVSLVGPSWARLIMYTGMRIEAAEALRIGLIDRVLPDAELWDATMEIARTISGNAPLAIKAAKITIAEVLKDESKRDMGAIKKIGLACMDSEDFREGRTAFMEKRKPQFKGR from the coding sequence ATGCTCGACATCCCCAAAAGCGCCGAAACATCCCATGCCGACGGCAAGATCCTGCAAAGCGTCGGCGATGGCGTCGGCGTCATCACCTTCAACAATCCCGACAAGCGCAACGCGATGTCGCTTGAAATGTGGGAGGGCCTGGGCCACGCGCTGGTCGAGCTGCGCGACAATCCCGACGTTCGCGTCGTGATCCTGGTCGGCGCCGGCGACAAGGCCTTCGTCTCGGGCGCCGATATCAGCCAGTTTGAAAAGATCCGCCACAATGCAGCGGCCTCGGAAGAATATTCGAAGCGGAGCGAGGCGCAGCGTGCGCTGCTGGCTGATTACCCGAAGCCGACGATTGCCTGCATTCGCGGCTTCTGCCTCGGCGGCGGCATGCAGGTGGCGATGCTGACGGATATCCGAGTCGCTTCCGACAACAGCCAGTTCGGCATTCCTGCCGCCAAGCTTGGCATTGCCTATGGCTATGACGGTCTCAAGCATCTGGTCTCGCTGGTCGGGCCATCCTGGGCGCGGCTGATCATGTATACCGGCATGCGGATCGAGGCTGCGGAAGCCTTACGGATCGGATTGATCGACCGCGTGCTGCCGGATGCGGAATTGTGGGACGCGACCATGGAAATCGCGCGCACCATCTCCGGCAACGCGCCGCTCGCCATCAAGGCCGCCAAGATCACCATTGCCGAAGTGTTGAAAGACGAAAGCAAGCGCGACATGGGCGCGATCAAAAAGATTGGCTTGGCCTGCATGGATAGCGAGGACTTCCGCGAAGGCCGCACGGCCTTCATGGAAAAGCGCAAGCCGCAGTTCAAGGGGCGGTGA
- a CDS encoding alcohol dehydrogenase produces the protein MKSFQVAEFNAPLKEVDQETPQPTGTQVLIKVKAAGVCHSDLHIWEGGYDLGHGRKPLSLKDRGVSLPRTMGHETVGEVAAFGPDVTAADKGDLKVGDTALVYPWLGCGKCATCVGGDENMCVVKPNSLGVYCDGGYADHMTVPNPKYLLNLRGLDPVTAAPYACSGVTTYSALKKVEFAFNSPIVIFGAGGLGLMALSLLKAMGGKGAIVVDIDARKREAAEAAGALATVDGKAPDALEQLAKAAGGPIRAVIDLVGNAQTTQLGFDCLTKGGKLVIVGLFGGGAPWALPLIPIKAITIQGSYVGNLRETEELLELVRNKMIAPIPVTTMPLAKANEALSDLQKGKLVGRAVLTP, from the coding sequence ATGAAGAGTTTTCAGGTCGCCGAGTTCAACGCACCCCTGAAAGAGGTGGATCAGGAGACGCCGCAGCCGACGGGCACGCAGGTGCTGATCAAGGTGAAGGCGGCCGGCGTCTGCCACAGCGACCTTCACATCTGGGAGGGCGGCTATGATCTCGGCCATGGCCGCAAGCCGCTGTCGCTGAAGGACCGTGGCGTGTCGCTGCCGCGCACGATGGGGCACGAAACGGTCGGCGAGGTGGCGGCGTTCGGGCCCGACGTCACCGCCGCCGACAAGGGCGATCTCAAGGTGGGCGACACGGCGCTGGTCTATCCCTGGCTCGGCTGCGGCAAATGCGCGACGTGCGTGGGCGGCGACGAGAACATGTGCGTCGTCAAGCCGAACTCGCTCGGCGTCTATTGCGACGGCGGCTATGCCGATCACATGACGGTGCCGAACCCGAAGTATCTGTTGAACCTCAGGGGGCTCGATCCCGTTACCGCGGCGCCCTATGCCTGTTCGGGCGTCACCACCTACAGCGCGCTGAAGAAGGTCGAATTCGCCTTCAATTCGCCGATCGTCATCTTCGGCGCCGGCGGGCTCGGGCTGATGGCGCTGTCGCTGTTGAAAGCGATGGGCGGCAAGGGTGCCATCGTTGTCGATATCGATGCGCGCAAGCGCGAAGCGGCGGAAGCCGCCGGTGCGCTCGCCACCGTCGACGGCAAGGCGCCGGATGCGCTGGAGCAACTGGCGAAGGCGGCCGGCGGTCCGATCCGCGCGGTGATCGATCTCGTCGGCAACGCGCAGACCACCCAGCTCGGCTTCGATTGCCTGACCAAGGGCGGCAAGCTCGTCATCGTCGGCCTGTTCGGCGGCGGCGCGCCCTGGGCGCTGCCGCTGATCCCGATCAAGGCGATCACGATCCAGGGCAGCTATGTCGGCAATTTGCGCGAAACCGAGGAATTGCTCGAACTCGTTCGCAACAAGATGATCGCGCCGATTCCGGTCACGACGATGCCGCTCGCGAAAGCCAATGAAGCGCTCTCCGATTTGCAAAAGGGCAAACTGGTCGGCCGCGCGGTGCTGACGCCGTAG
- a CDS encoding sensor histidine kinase, giving the protein MPKPSLPVRLALLVAGTTLPLIIFAGGLVYNNYKQDRQNATQRVLENVRSIRLVLDSEMQRITGALQVLSLTNALRDGDFEGFRRIAQGFLDQYGEGGVVLVADREGRQLFSSLTSDTTSLPLRNNLGMVEKVFAEKRPVYSNLFFGSVKQRLIVTVEVPVVSDGEVLYDISFSPPIEIFQAMVEQQRPSKDWTISIFDGEGTNFARVPNPQETIGKRASPSLYAAMFQNPEATVPTISLEGVPLITSLARSSLTGWTVAAGVAESSLVAPLWRNLAITSVMGAVLLMVGLAFAVRMATQIARGEMLHNLLIEELNHRVKNTLAVLQSIATQTFRSASRAEREKFEGRLGALAEAHNLLSQEKWQGAELREVIARVLQPYLLNNPERARMFGPRVPLSPRLAVVLSMIVHEIATNAAKYGALSNDTGTVAVDWEILEESDGRKLRLIWTEAGGPPVTAPVQRGFGSRLIERSARDQLGGEATVDFLPRGVVYTVSCALNREE; this is encoded by the coding sequence TTGCCGAAACCTTCATTGCCAGTGCGTCTCGCTCTTCTGGTCGCGGGAACCACGCTGCCGCTGATTATTTTCGCGGGCGGCCTCGTCTACAACAATTACAAACAGGACCGGCAGAATGCGACCCAACGGGTGCTCGAAAACGTGCGCAGCATTCGCCTTGTGCTCGATTCGGAGATGCAGCGGATCACCGGCGCGCTCCAGGTGTTGTCGCTGACAAACGCGCTGCGCGACGGGGATTTCGAGGGATTCCGCCGCATCGCCCAGGGCTTCCTCGACCAGTATGGCGAAGGCGGCGTCGTGCTGGTGGCGGACCGCGAAGGCCGCCAGCTGTTCTCCTCGCTCACATCGGACACCACAAGCCTGCCGCTTCGCAACAACCTCGGCATGGTCGAGAAGGTTTTTGCGGAAAAGAGGCCGGTCTATTCCAACCTGTTCTTTGGGTCGGTCAAGCAACGGCTGATCGTGACGGTCGAGGTGCCTGTTGTCAGCGACGGCGAGGTGCTCTACGATATCTCCTTCAGCCCGCCGATCGAGATCTTCCAGGCCATGGTCGAGCAGCAACGGCCGAGCAAGGACTGGACGATCTCGATCTTCGACGGCGAAGGCACCAATTTCGCGCGCGTGCCGAACCCGCAGGAGACCATCGGCAAGCGCGCATCGCCCTCGCTCTATGCGGCGATGTTCCAAAATCCCGAAGCCACCGTGCCGACGATATCGCTCGAGGGCGTGCCGCTGATTACAAGCTTAGCCCGCTCCTCGCTCACCGGTTGGACAGTTGCCGCCGGCGTCGCCGAGAGTTCGCTGGTCGCGCCGCTGTGGCGCAATCTCGCGATCACCAGCGTGATGGGCGCCGTTCTCCTGATGGTCGGCCTCGCCTTTGCGGTGCGGATGGCGACCCAGATCGCCCGCGGCGAGATGCTCCACAATCTCCTGATCGAGGAGCTCAACCATCGCGTCAAGAATACGCTCGCCGTCCTGCAGTCGATCGCCACCCAGACGTTCCGCAGCGCGAGCCGGGCGGAGCGCGAGAAGTTCGAGGGCAGGCTCGGCGCGCTGGCGGAGGCGCATAACCTTCTGAGCCAGGAGAAGTGGCAGGGCGCGGAGCTGCGGGAAGTGATTGCGCGAGTGCTGCAGCCCTATCTGCTCAACAACCCGGAACGGGCGCGGATGTTCGGACCGCGGGTTCCGCTGTCGCCGCGGCTCGCCGTGGTGCTGTCGATGATCGTGCATGAGATCGCAACAAATGCCGCCAAATACGGCGCGTTATCGAACGACACCGGCACCGTCGCGGTGGATTGGGAAATTCTCGAAGAAAGCGACGGGCGCAAATTGCGGCTGATCTGGACCGAGGCCGGCGGCCCGCCCGTCACGGCGCCGGTGCAGCGCGGCTTCGGCTCGCGGCTGATCGAGCGCAGCGCTCGCGACCAGCTCGGCGGCGAAGCAACCGTCGATTTCCTGCCGCGCGGCGTGGTCTATACGGTGAGCTGCGCTCTCAACAGGGAAGAATAG
- a CDS encoding helix-turn-helix domain-containing protein, producing MNRSAAKKMKQRSAGKPDIELGKRIRLRRVEQKISQAELGDKLGVSFQQVQKYEKGVNRVGAARLQAIATALDVPVTFFYDGDGKAREVESLLFLDSAFSLRLLRAYSKIKDQTVQRQLVSLMESIAANEG from the coding sequence ATGAACAGATCAGCAGCGAAAAAGATGAAACAGCGCAGCGCCGGCAAACCCGATATCGAATTGGGCAAACGGATTCGCCTGCGGCGCGTGGAACAGAAAATCTCCCAAGCGGAGCTCGGCGACAAGCTCGGCGTCAGCTTCCAGCAGGTGCAGAAGTACGAGAAGGGCGTCAACCGTGTCGGCGCTGCTCGTCTTCAGGCAATCGCGACCGCGCTCGACGTGCCGGTGACGTTCTTCTACGACGGCGACGGCAAGGCGCGCGAAGTCGAGAGCCTGCTGTTCCTGGACAGCGCGTTCAGCCTGCGGCTGTTGCGTGCCTACAGCAAGATCAAGGACCAAACTGTACAGCGTCAGCTGGTGTCCTTGATGGAATCGATCGCCGCCAACGAAGGCTAG
- a CDS encoding TRAP transporter substrate-binding protein — translation MKAAIRSSALARIFLVAGFGVAASITTASAQGTPATTLRYTTGAPAKTPWVTQLERFVADVDEESKGALKIDPFIAAQLGNEQDTIQQIARGRIDMGGFSTGAVALVLPELSVLSIPFLFGSTAEQDCIIDKYMTAPISAGLAKKGVKFLGWTEVGTADVIGKRPFVSPNDVNGLKAAAASNKVSAALWSALGANPNPIGITEISSAFQTGLVDVQAQVITFYLPSGLNKIAPVLTRVEMADAPGIIVMNQAAWDKLTADQKSALERAIARRSADLLRKEIRSFEQTLRDLHVKGGGQVVEITREQREEWRKKIKPVWPTMIKEIGSEGEALFKAIEAGRASCGV, via the coding sequence ATGAAAGCGGCGATCCGTTCGAGCGCGCTCGCGCGAATATTTCTTGTGGCGGGATTTGGTGTGGCGGCGTCAATCACGACCGCGTCGGCGCAGGGCACGCCGGCCACGACGCTTCGCTACACCACGGGCGCCCCTGCCAAGACGCCCTGGGTGACGCAGCTTGAGCGCTTCGTGGCGGATGTCGACGAAGAGAGCAAGGGCGCGCTCAAGATCGATCCTTTCATCGCCGCCCAGCTCGGCAATGAGCAGGACACCATCCAGCAAATCGCCCGCGGCCGTATCGACATGGGCGGCTTCTCGACCGGCGCGGTGGCGCTGGTGCTGCCGGAATTGTCGGTGCTCAGCATTCCGTTCCTGTTTGGCAGCACGGCCGAGCAGGACTGCATCATCGACAAGTACATGACCGCGCCGATATCCGCCGGCCTCGCCAAGAAGGGTGTCAAGTTCCTGGGATGGACCGAAGTCGGCACGGCCGATGTGATCGGCAAGCGGCCGTTCGTATCGCCCAACGACGTCAATGGTCTGAAGGCCGCCGCCGCCAGCAACAAGGTCTCCGCGGCGCTGTGGTCGGCGCTGGGCGCCAACCCCAACCCGATCGGCATCACCGAAATATCGTCGGCGTTCCAGACCGGGCTGGTCGACGTGCAGGCGCAGGTCATCACCTTCTACTTGCCGTCCGGACTCAACAAGATCGCGCCGGTGCTGACCCGGGTCGAGATGGCGGACGCGCCCGGCATCATCGTGATGAACCAGGCCGCCTGGGACAAGCTCACGGCCGATCAGAAGTCGGCGCTGGAGCGGGCGATTGCGCGGCGTTCGGCCGATCTGCTGCGCAAGGAAATCCGCAGTTTCGAGCAGACCCTGCGAGACCTGCACGTCAAGGGTGGCGGGCAGGTGGTCGAGATCACGCGCGAACAGCGCGAGGAATGGCGCAAGAAGATCAAGCCGGTATGGCCGACTATGATCAAGGAAATCGGCTCTGAAGGTGAAGCCCTGTTCAAGGCCATCGAAGCTGGACGAGCGAGCTGCGGCGTGTAA
- a CDS encoding TRAP transporter large permease, whose product MSGSVLSAGEAALVLFGSFVGLLIIRVPVAFALGLACVPILLIEPRLSMMSLAQETFNAYNSFILLAVPFFLLTANLMSIGGITDRLVKLSRSMVGHWPGSLAQINVVLSVFFAGISGSSTADAASQSKIFIDAQTKEGYDLSFSIAITAVSAVLAVIIPPSILMIVWGGLISTSIAAMYLAGIVPGLLIAGAQMATVHVYAVRRGYPTYPKDSWRDMWWAILRSIPALTTPFIIVGGILLGWFTATESACVAVLYSVALSTFFYRETGARQLYKALLDTGRLAGVALFCIGTASAFGWLLAYYKIPQELLANVSTWGMGAIAAGFFISFCFLVVGCFLDAIPAIIIVGTVLEPLAKSVDLHPVQFAIISIVSLAFGLVTPPYGLCLMIACSIAGVRLRYALKDTVIMLIPMLLVLAALIIWPSVSLFLPRLIVPEMLK is encoded by the coding sequence ATGAGTGGTAGTGTTCTTTCTGCCGGAGAGGCCGCACTGGTCCTGTTCGGGAGTTTCGTTGGCCTGCTCATCATTCGCGTGCCGGTCGCCTTCGCGCTCGGCCTTGCCTGCGTGCCGATCCTATTGATCGAGCCCCGCCTGTCGATGATGTCGCTCGCGCAGGAGACCTTCAACGCCTACAATTCGTTCATCCTGCTGGCGGTGCCGTTCTTCCTGCTGACGGCCAATCTGATGAGCATCGGCGGCATCACCGACCGCCTGGTCAAGCTGTCGCGCTCGATGGTCGGGCATTGGCCGGGGTCGCTGGCGCAGATCAATGTGGTGCTGTCGGTGTTCTTTGCCGGCATCTCAGGCTCTTCCACCGCGGACGCGGCGAGCCAATCCAAGATCTTCATCGACGCCCAGACCAAGGAGGGTTACGACCTCTCGTTCTCCATCGCCATCACCGCGGTATCGGCCGTGCTCGCCGTCATCATCCCGCCCTCGATCCTGATGATCGTGTGGGGCGGGCTGATCTCGACCTCGATCGCCGCGATGTACCTCGCCGGTATCGTGCCGGGATTGCTGATCGCAGGCGCGCAGATGGCGACCGTGCATGTCTATGCCGTGCGCCGCGGCTATCCGACCTACCCGAAGGATAGCTGGCGTGACATGTGGTGGGCGATCTTGCGGTCGATACCGGCGCTGACGACGCCGTTCATTATCGTCGGCGGCATTTTGCTGGGATGGTTTACCGCGACCGAATCCGCCTGCGTCGCGGTGCTCTATTCCGTTGCGCTGTCGACGTTCTTTTACCGTGAAACCGGCGCGCGCCAACTCTACAAGGCGTTGCTGGACACCGGACGTCTCGCCGGCGTCGCGCTGTTCTGCATCGGTACCGCGAGCGCCTTCGGCTGGCTATTGGCTTATTACAAGATTCCGCAGGAACTGCTGGCCAACGTCTCGACCTGGGGCATGGGCGCGATCGCAGCGGGCTTCTTCATCTCCTTCTGCTTTCTGGTGGTGGGCTGCTTCCTCGACGCCATTCCAGCGATCATCATCGTCGGCACGGTGCTGGAGCCGCTGGCGAAGTCGGTCGATCTGCACCCCGTTCAGTTCGCGATCATCTCGATCGTCTCGCTGGCGTTCGGGCTGGTGACGCCGCCCTATGGCCTATGCCTGATGATTGCCTGCTCGATCGCGGGGGTGCGGCTGCGCTATGCGCTAAAGGACACGGTCATCATGCTGATACCGATGCTGCTGGTGCTGGCCGCGCTGATCATCTGGCCGAGCGTTTCGCTGTTCCTGCCGCGCCTGATCGTGCCGGAGATGCTGAAATAG
- a CDS encoding TRAP transporter small permease gives MSEHSQATEAPRWAHSFVVNWHTVECWVAVAAFTFIAVILLLDVLGRELLGPIVRLMGLKQATGIFAAQKMSVFALVIGSFAGIGIATATGAHLVPRVAFNLVPERWGPTVDRLADLITGVFLLIVAYYGFHFVQSSMATDLRAPVLNWAVWPFQLAIPLGFVSAAVRYFLFSAWPGLRPLPPEFQE, from the coding sequence ATGTCTGAGCACTCGCAAGCGACGGAAGCGCCGCGTTGGGCCCACAGTTTCGTCGTCAACTGGCACACCGTGGAGTGCTGGGTGGCCGTCGCGGCCTTCACCTTCATCGCCGTGATTTTGTTGCTCGATGTGCTCGGACGTGAACTGCTTGGACCGATCGTCCGTCTGATGGGGCTGAAGCAGGCCACCGGAATATTTGCGGCGCAGAAGATGTCGGTGTTTGCGCTGGTGATCGGCAGCTTCGCCGGCATCGGTATCGCCACCGCTACCGGCGCCCATCTGGTGCCGCGCGTGGCCTTCAATCTGGTCCCTGAACGCTGGGGCCCCACAGTTGACCGTCTCGCCGACCTCATCACTGGAGTGTTCCTGCTGATCGTTGCTTATTACGGCTTCCACTTCGTTCAGTCTTCGATGGCGACCGACTTGAGGGCGCCAGTGCTCAACTGGGCTGTCTGGCCGTTCCAGCTGGCGATTCCCTTGGGATTTGTGTCCGCGGCGGTACGCTATTTTCTGTTTTCCGCCTGGCCGGGTCTGAGGCCGTTGCCGCCGGAGTTCCAGGAATGA
- a CDS encoding TRAP transporter small permease has protein sequence MTEISMPPNPSLWRRATAAYAKLLEILLAACVGILVIPVTLQIISRYTPFIPSYIWTEEMARFLFIWTIMIGAMVGVREAQHFEIDVWPDLSRRSEAALRIVARVGVLALALVFLWAGGEFTRFAWNRTSELADLPLWLIHVAWPVAGVTWIVFAGEQIVDEARILVGAKR, from the coding sequence ATGACTGAAATATCGATGCCGCCGAACCCGTCGCTATGGCGCCGAGCGACGGCGGCCTATGCAAAATTGCTGGAAATCCTGCTCGCCGCCTGCGTCGGCATTCTGGTCATTCCGGTCACGCTGCAAATCATCTCGCGCTACACGCCGTTCATTCCGTCCTACATCTGGACTGAAGAAATGGCGCGCTTCCTCTTCATCTGGACCATCATGATCGGCGCCATGGTCGGCGTGCGGGAGGCGCAGCATTTCGAGATCGACGTCTGGCCCGACCTCTCGCGTCGGAGCGAAGCCGCACTGCGGATCGTCGCGCGCGTCGGCGTGCTGGCGCTGGCGCTGGTGTTTTTGTGGGCCGGCGGCGAATTTACGCGATTTGCATGGAACAGAACGTCGGAACTGGCCGATCTGCCGCTCTGGCTGATTCATGTCGCATGGCCCGTGGCCGGCGTGACGTGGATCGTATTTGCGGGTGAACAGATCGTCGACGAGGCGCGGATTTTGGTTGGGGCGAAACGATGA
- a CDS encoding TRAP transporter large permease: MTALLLVGIVLALLILRQPLLVILMSVAACIHIVWGQAKLDYIIEDMWVGLDKEVILSIPLFILCGSVMTRGSIAQRLINILASITRPLPGGMAVACVLSCAVFAAISGSSIVTMLAIGSIMYPAMRQAGYNLNFTLGAIMSGGTLGIIIPPSIPMIIYGLVTETSVTDLFAAGFGPGILLTVVLSIYSVWVNRHMPTERFDFAHFKEAFRNGIWSAMMPVILLGGIYTGYFTATEAAAVALCYAMLVEVFIHRELKFSDFYNVVLDTSKLGGSLFPVLAIALSLNIILTEHRVPQMLVTAIQGYITSPLMFMLIVNVLLLLVGCLMTTGEAILVLAPLLAPVAAAYGYDKVIFGLIMILNLEIGYLTPPVGLNLIVAMSAFKQPFGRLCIAAIPFILLMMSCLALVIWQPWIAMYFVNGKF, translated from the coding sequence ATGACCGCGCTCCTGCTGGTAGGAATCGTCCTGGCACTGCTGATCCTGCGTCAGCCGCTGCTTGTCATACTGATGTCGGTCGCCGCTTGCATTCACATTGTCTGGGGGCAGGCCAAACTCGATTATATTATCGAGGACATGTGGGTCGGCCTCGACAAGGAAGTGATTCTGTCGATTCCGCTGTTCATCCTCTGCGGCAGTGTGATGACGCGCGGCTCGATCGCCCAGCGCCTGATCAATATTCTGGCGTCGATCACCCGCCCGCTGCCGGGCGGCATGGCGGTGGCCTGTGTGCTTTCCTGCGCGGTATTCGCCGCGATTTCCGGCTCTTCGATCGTGACCATGCTGGCGATTGGATCGATCATGTATCCGGCGATGCGGCAGGCCGGCTACAATCTGAACTTTACGCTCGGCGCGATCATGTCCGGCGGTACCCTCGGCATCATCATCCCGCCGTCGATCCCGATGATCATCTATGGTCTCGTGACCGAGACCAGCGTTACCGATCTGTTTGCTGCCGGCTTCGGTCCCGGAATCCTGCTCACCGTCGTGCTGTCCATCTATTCGGTCTGGGTCAACCGGCATATGCCGACCGAGCGGTTTGACTTCGCCCACTTCAAGGAGGCGTTCAGGAACGGCATCTGGTCGGCGATGATGCCGGTCATCCTGCTCGGGGGCATCTACACCGGCTACTTTACCGCGACCGAGGCCGCGGCAGTGGCGCTGTGCTACGCCATGCTGGTCGAGGTCTTCATTCACCGCGAACTGAAATTCTCCGACTTCTACAACGTGGTACTCGATACCTCGAAACTCGGCGGGTCGCTGTTTCCGGTGCTGGCGATCGCGCTCAGCCTCAACATCATCCTGACCGAGCACCGCGTGCCGCAAATGCTGGTGACGGCCATCCAGGGCTACATCACCAGTCCGCTGATGTTCATGCTGATCGTCAACGTGCTGCTGCTGCTCGTCGGCTGTCTTATGACGACAGGCGAAGCGATTCTGGTGCTGGCCCCGCTGCTGGCGCCCGTCGCAGCGGCCTATGGCTACGACAAGGTGATCTTCGGGTTGATCATGATTCTCAATCTGGAGATCGGCTATCTCACGCCACCTGTAGGATTGAACCTGATCGTGGCCATGAGCGCGTTCAAGCAACCGTTCGGGCGACTCTGCATCGCCGCGATTCCCTTCATCCTGCTGATGATGTCCTGTCTGGCGCTGGTGATATGGCAACCCTGGATCGCGATGTACTTTGTCAACGGGAAGTTCTGA
- a CDS encoding isocitrate/isopropylmalate dehydrogenase family protein: MAANNALHIAVLGGDGIGPEMMAPALEVLRKIEATSDLKFRFTDAPAGANNYLATGKSMPDSTVRLCEEADAILLGACGLPSVRYPDNTEIAPQIELRFHFDLYAGVRPARLIPGVPSPIVGADQRGIDFVLIRESTEGLFASMGKGVVTDTEARETLVITRKTSERLFEFSFRLAERRKARGKANGGLTCVDKANVFRAFAFFREMFDEAAKRHPGVKADRLYVDACSLMMVKRPWDFDVMVTENMFGDILSDLAAGLIGGLGMAPSADIGDRYAVFQPCHGTAPDIMGQGKANPTAMILSAAMMLDWLADKHGLESAAEAGERIERAVDKAYAGGIKPMEFGGSDGTADITKAVIAAL; this comes from the coding sequence ATGGCTGCAAACAACGCCCTCCACATCGCCGTACTCGGCGGCGATGGCATCGGCCCTGAAATGATGGCGCCGGCGCTGGAAGTCCTGCGCAAGATCGAGGCGACATCGGACCTCAAATTCCGCTTCACCGATGCCCCGGCCGGCGCCAACAATTATCTCGCGACCGGCAAATCGATGCCCGACAGCACCGTGCGGCTGTGCGAGGAGGCGGATGCCATCCTGCTCGGCGCCTGCGGCCTGCCGTCGGTGCGCTATCCCGATAACACCGAGATCGCGCCGCAGATCGAACTGCGCTTCCATTTCGACCTTTATGCCGGCGTGCGCCCGGCGCGGCTGATTCCGGGCGTGCCGAGCCCGATCGTCGGCGCCGATCAGCGCGGCATCGACTTCGTGCTGATCCGGGAATCGACCGAAGGCCTGTTCGCCTCGATGGGCAAGGGCGTGGTGACGGACACCGAGGCGCGCGAGACGCTCGTGATTACGCGCAAGACCTCGGAGCGGCTGTTCGAGTTTTCGTTCCGCCTCGCCGAACGCCGCAAGGCGCGCGGGAAGGCGAACGGCGGCTTGACCTGCGTCGACAAGGCCAACGTGTTCAGGGCGTTCGCCTTCTTCCGCGAGATGTTCGATGAGGCGGCCAAGCGCCATCCCGGCGTCAAGGCCGACCGGCTCTATGTCGACGCCTGTTCGCTGATGATGGTGAAGCGTCCCTGGGACTTCGACGTCATGGTGACCGAGAACATGTTCGGCGACATTCTCTCCGACCTGGCCGCCGGCCTGATCGGAGGGCTCGGCATGGCCCCCTCAGCCGATATCGGCGACCGCTACGCGGTGTTCCAGCCGTGTCACGGCACTGCGCCCGACATCATGGGGCAGGGCAAGGCCAATCCGACTGCGATGATCCTGTCGGCCGCGATGATGCTGGACTGGCTCGCCGACAAGCACGGCCTCGAAAGCGCCGCTGAAGCCGGCGAGCGCATCGAGCGCGCGGTGGACAAAGCCTATGCCGGTGGAATCAAGCCGATGGAATTCGGCGGCAGCGACGGCACGGCGGATATTACGAAAGCGGTGATCGCGGCGTTGTAG